The Fischerella sp. PCC 9605 genome contains a region encoding:
- a CDS encoding 50S ribosomal protein L11 methyltransferase, with the protein MPWMELSLNTTHEAVDWVCTLLAETIDISDVHITEYAEPNERDVEQPHWTFTIRLYLLSDVHSRARVEKIVNLLSPLYRAGITTEVQITAVNEKPTDADLLNPLVHRIGKRFVVLTSDAPDQSEVPDQITLRLKKTFSFGSGLHPATIVCLKLLERHAVPTMNALDLGSGSGILSVAMAKLGANVLALDNDSVAVQATQDAVHRNGVEQQVRVMKGSLGCGSDLGHWMGGNTIDNAPKIEAIDSFDLIVANILARIHIALANDFQQALRQTDAHAGLLITSGFTTDSEDNVDTALQEAGFEFVDCERLDEWVALAYRLKV; encoded by the coding sequence ATGCCGTGGATGGAATTGAGCCTCAATACAACGCACGAAGCAGTTGATTGGGTCTGTACGCTGCTTGCTGAGACCATCGATATTAGTGATGTTCACATAACAGAATATGCTGAACCAAACGAACGGGATGTAGAACAACCCCACTGGACATTTACGATTCGCTTATATCTACTCTCTGATGTTCACTCAAGGGCGCGTGTAGAAAAAATTGTGAATCTGCTTTCGCCCTTGTACCGTGCAGGAATAACGACTGAGGTGCAGATAACAGCGGTTAACGAGAAACCCACAGACGCAGATTTACTCAACCCCCTCGTGCATCGGATTGGGAAACGGTTTGTTGTGCTTACTTCTGATGCCCCGGATCAATCTGAAGTGCCAGACCAAATAACCTTGAGACTGAAGAAAACTTTCTCTTTCGGTAGTGGTTTACACCCAGCGACAATTGTCTGCCTCAAACTGCTTGAAAGACACGCCGTCCCGACTATGAATGCCCTCGACCTTGGATCGGGTTCAGGTATTCTAAGTGTAGCAATGGCAAAGCTGGGGGCAAACGTTTTAGCCTTAGACAATGACAGTGTTGCCGTGCAAGCTACTCAAGACGCTGTGCATCGTAATGGGGTAGAACAGCAGGTAAGGGTAATGAAGGGAAGCCTGGGATGTGGAAGCGATCTAGGACATTGGATGGGTGGAAACACTATTGACAATGCGCCAAAAATTGAGGCTATAGACAGCTTTGATCTCATCGTCGCCAATATCCTGGCACGGATACACATTGCCCTCGCCAATGACTTCCAGCAGGCACTGCGTCAGACTGATGCCCACGCGGGACTACTAATTACATCTGGTTTCACTACCGATAGCGAAGACAATGTGGACACAGCTTTGCAAGAGGCAGGATTTGAGTTTGTTGATTGTGAAAGATTAGATGAGTGGGTTGCACTTGCCTATCGTTTGAAAGTATAG
- a CDS encoding ABC transporter ATP-binding protein, whose translation MANFRDILNYFRPYWRLSIFSIAATSFYEIIDLIVPYAIGQILNILSGQPLDKPLAGAIATIADIINYPVNKLLSLGVLLGLIFLVTVVRAPTQPWFTSWFHWDIALRARRDQHEKAIEKILTLPLEFYDENNPGRIAGRIARGVANHTWTYPEIAGQMIPKLFRVLGIFVFIWFVEWRIAILYLISFVVILGFTLKKLKRLIWHDNRLDKYSENTESRTSEIISNIKTVKAFATEAKELQRQKVRLGRELTVVDYRIHKGYVKLQTWQRTVVQFCVFAILGLALVATINGRISLGHFIMTLTLSSMAYAELEPIGVLAEIFARRYSSMVRFHEFLKERSGVDSVGLLEERQQPESPYKFTGKVEFSHIGFGYEPKRQVLHDINLLIEPYQTVALVGRSGSGKSTLVKLLLRYFEPNEGQILIDGQDIRTLDVGGYRRRLAIVHQEVDVFNGTVLDNLKYGRPDATFEQVEEACRIARLDEVVQHLPKGYYTVVGERGVRLSGGQRQRLGIARALLVEPDVLIFDEATSSLDYESERSIQLAMRSLQGTRTTIVIAHRLSTVREADKIVVLDQGKVVEVGNHEELLRSEGIYHRLHALQETGELLS comes from the coding sequence ATGGCAAACTTTCGAGATATTCTCAATTACTTTCGTCCTTACTGGAGGCTGAGTATTTTTAGTATTGCAGCAACCAGTTTTTACGAGATTATCGATTTGATTGTACCTTATGCGATCGGGCAAATTTTGAATATTTTGTCTGGTCAACCGTTAGATAAACCACTTGCAGGAGCGATCGCCACAATAGCAGACATTATTAATTACCCAGTGAATAAGCTTCTATCTTTAGGAGTATTGCTGGGTTTGATTTTTCTTGTCACGGTGGTAAGAGCGCCAACACAACCTTGGTTTACCAGTTGGTTTCACTGGGATATTGCCTTAAGGGCACGTCGAGATCAGCATGAAAAAGCGATTGAGAAAATTCTGACCCTACCACTGGAATTTTATGACGAAAATAACCCTGGACGGATTGCCGGACGAATAGCTAGAGGAGTTGCCAACCACACTTGGACTTATCCTGAAATAGCCGGACAAATGATTCCTAAATTGTTCCGAGTGTTGGGAATTTTTGTGTTTATCTGGTTTGTGGAGTGGCGAATAGCAATTTTATATCTGATTTCCTTCGTCGTTATCCTTGGCTTTACCTTGAAAAAGTTAAAGCGGCTTATTTGGCACGATAACCGCTTGGATAAATACTCGGAAAACACTGAAAGCCGTACTTCTGAAATCATCAGCAACATCAAAACAGTCAAAGCATTTGCGACAGAAGCAAAAGAATTGCAGCGGCAAAAAGTACGTTTGGGACGGGAACTAACCGTGGTGGATTATCGCATCCACAAAGGTTATGTCAAGCTGCAAACCTGGCAAAGAACTGTAGTTCAGTTTTGCGTGTTTGCAATCTTGGGTTTGGCGCTAGTGGCGACAATCAACGGCAGGATTTCTCTTGGTCACTTTATCATGACGTTAACTCTTTCCAGTATGGCTTATGCCGAGTTGGAACCTATTGGCGTCCTAGCGGAAATTTTCGCCCGTCGGTACAGTTCAATGGTGCGGTTCCACGAATTTCTCAAAGAACGATCTGGAGTTGATTCAGTTGGTCTTTTGGAAGAAAGACAACAGCCAGAATCTCCTTATAAATTTACTGGGAAGGTGGAATTTTCGCACATTGGTTTTGGCTACGAACCGAAGCGTCAAGTTCTACATGATATCAATCTCTTGATTGAACCATATCAAACAGTGGCGTTAGTTGGGCGATCGGGTTCGGGTAAATCTACCTTAGTAAAGCTGCTGTTACGATATTTTGAACCCAATGAAGGTCAAATTCTCATTGATGGTCAAGATATTCGCACTCTGGATGTGGGAGGTTATCGACGCAGGCTGGCAATAGTTCACCAAGAAGTAGATGTTTTTAACGGTACTGTCTTGGATAATCTCAAGTATGGCAGACCAGATGCCACCTTTGAGCAAGTTGAAGAAGCTTGTAGAATCGCCAGACTTGATGAAGTCGTCCAGCACCTACCTAAAGGCTACTACACAGTAGTAGGAGAGAGGGGTGTAAGGTTGTCTGGTGGACAGAGACAACGCTTGGGAATTGCTAGGGCGTTGCTAGTTGAACCAGATGTACTGATTTTTGACGAAGCTACTTCTAGCCTAGACTACGAATCTGAGCGTTCAATTCAACTGGCAATGCGATCGCTCCAAGGAACCCGCACTACAATTGTGATTGCTCACCGCCTGAGTACAGTCCGGGAAGCAGACAAAATTGTGGTTCTAGATCAAGGCAAAGTTGTAGAAGTCGGTAATCACGAAGAACTTTTGCGTAGTGAGGGAATTTACCATCGCTTGCACGCGCTGCAAGAGACTGGGGAATTGTTAAGTTAG
- a CDS encoding DUF6816 family protein yields the protein MKLICSFCLIVLFLLWSTEAMAGELAKRLDNFPEWKKITLAQPAIGDLAYPDWMAGNWQVVSTLVDLVAPLAPEIVTPGFEGNRQYLNQPLSFQVQFVEEKKPVSGLKINSRQDTKPTIVADRAFNGLNLARAYLGDTDVLSVKVDPDSPNRQITLLRHERQLVSIVSARATETTSDGKFIATEVFQQLFKGGGRAYFNTVESTTAYRKLSTPNPAIEADQVTAVYLSPQDPDYFKAGSHPVALYRYRLEFYQ from the coding sequence ATGAAGCTAATTTGCAGTTTTTGCTTGATTGTTTTATTCCTGCTGTGGAGTACAGAAGCAATGGCGGGAGAATTGGCTAAGCGTTTAGATAATTTTCCTGAGTGGAAAAAAATAACCTTAGCGCAACCAGCTATAGGAGATTTAGCTTATCCTGACTGGATGGCGGGTAATTGGCAGGTTGTAAGCACGCTTGTGGATTTGGTTGCTCCTTTGGCTCCTGAGATTGTCACACCTGGATTTGAGGGTAATCGTCAATATCTTAACCAGCCTCTTAGCTTTCAGGTGCAGTTTGTGGAGGAGAAAAAGCCTGTTTCTGGGTTAAAAATAAACTCTCGCCAAGATACCAAACCAACAATAGTAGCGGATAGAGCGTTTAATGGCTTAAATTTGGCACGTGCCTATTTAGGTGACACAGATGTATTATCAGTCAAAGTAGATCCAGATTCTCCCAATCGTCAGATTACCTTACTACGTCATGAACGCCAACTAGTTTCTATTGTTTCTGCACGCGCTACAGAAACTACATCTGATGGTAAATTTATTGCTACAGAAGTTTTTCAACAACTATTTAAAGGTGGTGGGCGTGCTTATTTTAATACAGTAGAGTCTACAACAGCCTACCGCAAATTATCTACACCTAATCCAGCCATAGAAGCAGATCAAGTCACTGCTGTCTACCTTTCACCACAAGATCCAGATTACTTTAAAGCTGGCTCTCATCCAGTTGCTCTTTATCGATATCGCTTGGAATTTTATCAATAG
- a CDS encoding DUF4388 domain-containing protein — MSLSSSFTNFSLAELFQLIDQGRKSGCLTVCTLPDINAPSSKSQYYYIWFRQGCVVAAANRLNGQGLIYKITQRGWANQQVLEKYSQFLPTATPFGLYLKTQGVLNTEQLNLLFASQLHQIRQLFEIQKGVFKLDSKAPLLGKEMTGLSLKATEVSLMALRILKNWEALADALPDANSAIRSISQSKPQIRLHALEWQVWEFANGSVPLSAIAHQLHQPIALVQQAAFRLMLACLIEEISPVTSTLELNNYPLDLKMVNSSGFGKEKSQELERSKISTSLLQNLVGFLRSNN; from the coding sequence ATGAGCCTATCGAGTTCTTTTACTAATTTTTCTTTAGCTGAATTGTTTCAACTGATTGACCAAGGAAGAAAGTCTGGTTGTTTAACAGTGTGTACTTTACCAGATATTAATGCTCCTAGTTCTAAATCGCAGTATTATTACATTTGGTTTCGACAGGGGTGTGTAGTTGCGGCGGCAAATCGCTTAAATGGTCAGGGTTTAATCTATAAAATTACGCAACGAGGTTGGGCAAATCAGCAAGTTTTAGAAAAGTATAGTCAGTTCCTGCCAACAGCAACACCCTTTGGTTTGTATTTAAAAACGCAAGGAGTGCTAAATACTGAGCAATTAAACTTATTATTTGCTAGCCAACTACACCAGATTCGACAATTATTTGAAATTCAAAAAGGTGTATTTAAACTTGATAGCAAAGCACCCCTGCTTGGGAAAGAAATGACAGGATTAAGTTTGAAGGCAACAGAAGTTAGCCTGATGGCTTTAAGAATTCTAAAAAACTGGGAAGCCTTGGCTGATGCACTTCCGGATGCTAATTCTGCTATACGTAGTATTAGCCAAAGCAAACCACAAATTCGTCTACATGCTTTGGAATGGCAAGTCTGGGAATTTGCCAATGGTAGTGTTCCTCTCAGCGCGATCGCACATCAACTCCATCAGCCTATAGCTTTAGTTCAGCAAGCAGCTTTTCGGCTGATGTTAGCTTGTTTAATAGAAGAAATTTCTCCAGTGACATCTACCCTAGAACTAAATAATTACCCTCTAGATTTAAAGATGGTAAATTCATCTGGTTTTGGTAAAGAAAAATCTCAAGAACTAGAAAGATCCAAAATAAGTACTTCATTATTGCAAAATTTAGTTGGGTTTTTAAGGAGTAATAATTGA
- a CDS encoding GTP-binding protein yields MEILRIVVTGGVGAGKTSFIRTISEIETVDTDRKATDEIALLKEKTTVALDFGRLTIAPNQSLHLYGTPGQMRFDFMWDILIQKAHAYILLIDAHRPEQVRYGRKILQFMKHRVKIPYLIGLTHTDCPDAWQIEDVALALGLSEESTKPPMMSVNATESASVKESLIALVEEFARYYQYFTE; encoded by the coding sequence ATGGAAATCCTACGCATTGTAGTTACTGGCGGCGTAGGCGCAGGCAAAACAAGCTTCATTCGTACTATCAGTGAAATCGAAACGGTAGATACTGATAGAAAAGCAACTGATGAAATTGCACTTTTGAAAGAGAAAACCACAGTTGCATTGGACTTTGGTCGGTTGACAATTGCACCAAATCAATCACTACACCTTTATGGTACGCCCGGACAGATGCGATTTGATTTTATGTGGGACATATTAATTCAAAAAGCCCATGCCTATATTTTGTTGATAGATGCACACCGTCCGGAACAAGTGCGCTATGGTCGGAAAATTCTTCAGTTCATGAAGCATCGAGTTAAAATACCGTATCTAATTGGGCTAACTCATACTGATTGCCCTGATGCTTGGCAGATAGAAGATGTAGCACTGGCTTTGGGACTATCAGAGGAAAGTACCAAACCACCGATGATGTCTGTAAATGCTACTGAGTCTGCTTCCGTAAAAGAAAGTCTAATTGCGTTGGTTGAAGAATTTGCCAGATATTACCAATATTTCACCGAATAA
- a CDS encoding protoglobin domain-containing protein, whose product MILDTVAFMSTLEKRVCLTDEDKAILKSQADWGLQIAPEMADHFYAYLGRDAEMNAILNDGNGRIHRLRETFIQWFHEMFTGMDDWGQAYADRRWKIGLVHVRIGIGPQHVVPAMATVIHQVEKRLQVDGKSQALKDALSRICMIDLAFIEQAYVEVSSDAVLRETGWTQGLFRRLIATGARSM is encoded by the coding sequence ATGATTTTAGACACAGTTGCTTTTATGTCCACGCTGGAAAAGCGTGTGTGCTTGACAGATGAAGACAAAGCCATACTGAAATCTCAAGCAGATTGGGGTTTACAAATTGCTCCAGAGATGGCTGACCACTTTTATGCATACCTGGGACGTGATGCAGAAATGAATGCTATTTTGAATGACGGAAACGGGCGTATACATCGCCTGCGTGAAACCTTTATTCAATGGTTCCACGAAATGTTCACAGGTATGGATGACTGGGGGCAAGCCTACGCCGATCGCCGTTGGAAAATCGGTTTAGTTCACGTCCGCATTGGCATTGGGCCTCAGCATGTTGTTCCAGCAATGGCGACGGTGATTCATCAAGTAGAAAAGCGCCTACAAGTAGATGGTAAAAGCCAAGCTCTCAAAGATGCTCTCAGTCGCATCTGCATGATTGACTTGGCTTTTATTGAGCAAGCTTACGTAGAGGTATCTTCAGATGCTGTTCTTAGAGAAACTGGTTGGACTCAAGGTTTGTTTAGACGCTTAATTGCTACCGGTGCACGCTCTATGTGA